A stretch of Lysinibacillus agricola DNA encodes these proteins:
- a CDS encoding ArsR/SmtB family transcription factor, producing MNRDEELQCSNEINNAIDFDFYKTLFDPVRIEIIRYLAVYGAKNITEIAENLPQDRSVISRHLDLMFRFEIVSKTKIGRNIYYEVNSQMIFDKFKMTTDQLEKLLNNC from the coding sequence ATGAACAGAGATGAAGAACTTCAATGTTCAAATGAAATAAATAATGCGATTGATTTTGACTTTTATAAAACATTATTTGACCCTGTTAGAATTGAAATTATTAGATATTTAGCTGTTTATGGAGCGAAAAATATAACTGAAATTGCTGAAAATCTCCCTCAGGATCGATCGGTTATTTCAAGACATTTAGATTTAATGTTTAGGTTTGAAATTGTTTCCAAAACGAAAATAGGCCGAAATATTTATTACGAAGTAAATAGCCAAATGATATTTGATAAATTTAAAATGACGACTGATCAATTAGAAAAACTCTTAAATAATTGCTAA
- a CDS encoding NAD(P)H-dependent oxidoreductase has translation MKTIVYVHPWDGSYNHAILSKVVETFKERNQQYQIIDLYQDEFDPTYHASELKLYSRGQYGNDLVGKYQSMLKSSNEVIFIFPVWWYNVPAILKGFLDKVLLKDFAYIENKNGSMKGLLTNIQSVKVITTGQAPKWYIQFIGGNGIKKTFIKATLKAVGMKNIQWLHCGYVPLGKNENRVKFLNSLPAKL, from the coding sequence ATGAAAACAATCGTATATGTTCATCCATGGGATGGAAGTTATAATCATGCAATTTTATCTAAAGTAGTAGAAACATTTAAGGAAAGAAATCAACAGTATCAAATTATTGATTTGTACCAAGATGAATTTGATCCAACCTATCACGCTAGTGAATTGAAATTATATTCAAGAGGTCAGTATGGAAATGATTTAGTGGGTAAGTATCAGTCAATGTTAAAGTCTAGTAATGAGGTGATTTTTATATTCCCAGTTTGGTGGTATAATGTCCCAGCTATTTTAAAAGGATTTCTAGATAAAGTACTGCTTAAAGATTTTGCTTATATTGAAAATAAGAATGGTTCAATGAAAGGGTTGCTAACGAATATCCAATCGGTAAAAGTGATCACAACCGGCCAAGCTCCTAAATGGTATATTCAATTTATTGGCGGAAATGGTATCAAAAAAACGTTTATTAAAGCTACATTGAAAGCTGTAGGCATGAAAAACATTCAATGGTTACACTGTGGCTATGTACCTCTAGGTAAGAATGAAAACCGGGTGAAATTTTTAAATTCATTACCAGCTAAACTATAG
- a CDS encoding DedA family protein, whose amino-acid sequence MEFMNDFISQYGYLAIFLLLSLGIIGLPIPDEILMMFIGYMCQEGNLSFTLSIILSFLGSSTGMIISYLIGNKLGKPIILKYGKWVGLNNKRFTKVERWFQRFGPWTIIIGYYVPGIRHLTSYISGITQMKFRYYLAFACFGALTWVLIFISIGYFVGVTF is encoded by the coding sequence ATGGAATTCATGAACGATTTTATAAGTCAATATGGGTATCTTGCTATATTTTTACTCTTATCTTTAGGAATAATAGGATTACCTATTCCTGATGAGATTTTAATGATGTTTATCGGATATATGTGTCAAGAGGGGAATTTAAGCTTTACGTTGAGTATAATCTTAAGTTTTCTTGGCTCATCTACGGGTATGATTATTAGTTATTTAATTGGTAATAAATTGGGGAAACCTATTATATTAAAATATGGAAAATGGGTTGGCCTAAATAATAAGCGGTTTACTAAAGTGGAACGTTGGTTTCAACGTTTTGGACCATGGACAATCATTATAGGATACTATGTTCCAGGAATAAGGCATCTGACAAGTTACATTTCTGGAATAACCCAGATGAAGTTTAGGTATTACCTTGCTTTTGCTTGTTTTGGAGCTTTGACATGGGTATTAATTTTTATTTCTATTGGGTATTTTGTTGGTGTAACTTTTTAA